One window of the Nicotiana tabacum cultivar K326 chromosome 4, ASM71507v2, whole genome shotgun sequence genome contains the following:
- the LOC107817690 gene encoding RNA-binding protein 2 isoform X6 codes for MADAYWRVTDGRIQPASLPPVAGKRPRTEYDIPSRPEMPGYYGRNGEQGTHHAIRDTDPIEASYEQYLRSGQISSFAGSESARSMGNGVTSHPIDDPRAMGIVGAEAVVAKSRAIGMGGVRPEIPLPPNASSTLFVEGLPANCTRREMSHIFRPFVGYREVRLVIKESRHPGGHPLVLCFVDFVSPAHAATAMDALQGLATSNNYNVTFEC; via the exons ATGGCGGATGCTTATTGGCGGGTCACCGACGGCCGGATACAGCCGGCTTCTCTTCCTCCGGTCGCCGGAAAACGCCCTCGGACCGAATATG ATATTCCAAGTCGTCCTGAGATGCCTGGTTATTATGGCCGCAATGGTGAACAAGGAACGCATCATGCCATTAGGGATACGGATCCTATTGAGGCATCCTATGAACAATACTTGCGAAGTGGG CAAATTTCCTCCTTTGCTGGTAGTGAATCTGCAAGATCCATGGGTAATGGAGTAACCAGTCATCCTATTGATGATCCGCGTGCTATGGGTATTGTGGGAGCAGAAGCAGTTGTTGCTAAAAGCAGGGCCATTGGGATGGGAGGTGTTAGACCAGAAATTCCTCTTCCTCCTAATGCCAGCAGTACATTGTTTGTTGAAGGGTTGCCAGCTAATTGCACCCGAAGAGAGATGTCAC ATATATTTCGACCATTTGTAGGTTACAGAGAAGTTAGACTTGTGATCAAAGAATCACGACAC CCAGGAGGGCATCCCTTGGTTCTTTGCTTTGTTGATTTTGTGAGTCCAGCCCATGCAGCTACTGCAATGGATGCCTTACAAG GATTAGCAACTTCAAATAATTATAACGTTACATTTGAGTGTTGA
- the LOC107817690 gene encoding RNA-binding protein 2 isoform X7: MADAYWRVTDGRIQPASLPPVAGKRPRTEYDIPSRPEMPGYYGRNGEQGTHHAIRDTDPIEASYEQYLRSGQISSFAGSESARSMGNGVTSHPIDDPRAMGIVGAEAVVAKSRAIGMGGVRPEIPLPPNASSTLFVEGLPANCTRREMSHIFRPFVGYREVRLVIKESRHPGGHPLVLCFVDFVSPAHAATAMDALQVCSQL; encoded by the exons ATGGCGGATGCTTATTGGCGGGTCACCGACGGCCGGATACAGCCGGCTTCTCTTCCTCCGGTCGCCGGAAAACGCCCTCGGACCGAATATG ATATTCCAAGTCGTCCTGAGATGCCTGGTTATTATGGCCGCAATGGTGAACAAGGAACGCATCATGCCATTAGGGATACGGATCCTATTGAGGCATCCTATGAACAATACTTGCGAAGTGGG CAAATTTCCTCCTTTGCTGGTAGTGAATCTGCAAGATCCATGGGTAATGGAGTAACCAGTCATCCTATTGATGATCCGCGTGCTATGGGTATTGTGGGAGCAGAAGCAGTTGTTGCTAAAAGCAGGGCCATTGGGATGGGAGGTGTTAGACCAGAAATTCCTCTTCCTCCTAATGCCAGCAGTACATTGTTTGTTGAAGGGTTGCCAGCTAATTGCACCCGAAGAGAGATGTCAC ATATATTTCGACCATTTGTAGGTTACAGAGAAGTTAGACTTGTGATCAAAGAATCACGACAC CCAGGAGGGCATCCCTTGGTTCTTTGCTTTGTTGATTTTGTGAGTCCAGCCCATGCAGCTACTGCAATGGATGCCTTACAAG TGTGTTCACAGTTATAG
- the LOC107817690 gene encoding RNA-binding protein 2 isoform X1 has product MADAYWRVTDGRIQPASLPPVAGKRPRTEYDIPSRPEMPGYYGRNGEQGTHHAIRDTDPIEASYEQYLRSGQISSFAGSESARSMGNGVTSHPIDDPRAMGIVGAEAVVAKSRAIGMGGVRPEIPLPPNASSTLFVEGLPANCTRREMSHIFRPFVGYREVRLVIKESRHPGGHPLVLCFVDFVSPAHAATAMDALQGELSIPAIGNINLVADFAVGLKYIQCSISFPLFGKPVKMATKIKATTVKRCLLLIQEKKASEDKNCKKQLGYNIRTIWHLNLAVMDLKVMTLLKTEKEKVSKFPRQECEHDCL; this is encoded by the exons ATGGCGGATGCTTATTGGCGGGTCACCGACGGCCGGATACAGCCGGCTTCTCTTCCTCCGGTCGCCGGAAAACGCCCTCGGACCGAATATG ATATTCCAAGTCGTCCTGAGATGCCTGGTTATTATGGCCGCAATGGTGAACAAGGAACGCATCATGCCATTAGGGATACGGATCCTATTGAGGCATCCTATGAACAATACTTGCGAAGTGGG CAAATTTCCTCCTTTGCTGGTAGTGAATCTGCAAGATCCATGGGTAATGGAGTAACCAGTCATCCTATTGATGATCCGCGTGCTATGGGTATTGTGGGAGCAGAAGCAGTTGTTGCTAAAAGCAGGGCCATTGGGATGGGAGGTGTTAGACCAGAAATTCCTCTTCCTCCTAATGCCAGCAGTACATTGTTTGTTGAAGGGTTGCCAGCTAATTGCACCCGAAGAGAGATGTCAC ATATATTTCGACCATTTGTAGGTTACAGAGAAGTTAGACTTGTGATCAAAGAATCACGACAC CCAGGAGGGCATCCCTTGGTTCTTTGCTTTGTTGATTTTGTGAGTCCAGCCCATGCAGCTACTGCAATGGATGCCTTACAAGGTGAGCTGTCCATACCTGCTATTGGTAACATTAATCTTGTGGCTGATTTCGCTGTAGGCTTGAAGTATATTCAGTGTTCTATATCCTTCCCTCTTTTTGGGAAGCCTGTAAAAATGGCTACAAAAATTAAGGCTACAACAGTTAAAAGGTGTCTTTTGCTTATCCAAGAAAAAAAGGCTTCAGAAGATAAAAACTGTAAGAAACAATTAGGTTACAATATTAGAACTATCTGGCATTTAAATTTGGCTGTGATGGACTTGAAGGTAATGACTTTattaaaaacagaaaaagaaaaagtcagCAAGTTTCCCCGTCAAGAGTGTGAACATGACTGTTTATAA
- the LOC107817690 gene encoding RNA-binding protein 2 isoform X5 has translation MADAYWRVTDGRIQPASLPPVAGKRPRTEYDIPSRPEMPGYYGRNGEQGTHHAIRDTDPIEASYEQYLRSGQISSFAGSESARSMGNGVTSHPIDDPRAMGIVGAEAVVAKSRAIGMGGVRPEIPLPPNASSTLFVEGLPANCTRREMSHIFRPFVGYREVRLVIKESRHPGGHPLVLCFVDFVSPAHAATAMDALQVIERRLPNSLMCLYG, from the exons ATGGCGGATGCTTATTGGCGGGTCACCGACGGCCGGATACAGCCGGCTTCTCTTCCTCCGGTCGCCGGAAAACGCCCTCGGACCGAATATG ATATTCCAAGTCGTCCTGAGATGCCTGGTTATTATGGCCGCAATGGTGAACAAGGAACGCATCATGCCATTAGGGATACGGATCCTATTGAGGCATCCTATGAACAATACTTGCGAAGTGGG CAAATTTCCTCCTTTGCTGGTAGTGAATCTGCAAGATCCATGGGTAATGGAGTAACCAGTCATCCTATTGATGATCCGCGTGCTATGGGTATTGTGGGAGCAGAAGCAGTTGTTGCTAAAAGCAGGGCCATTGGGATGGGAGGTGTTAGACCAGAAATTCCTCTTCCTCCTAATGCCAGCAGTACATTGTTTGTTGAAGGGTTGCCAGCTAATTGCACCCGAAGAGAGATGTCAC ATATATTTCGACCATTTGTAGGTTACAGAGAAGTTAGACTTGTGATCAAAGAATCACGACAC CCAGGAGGGCATCCCTTGGTTCTTTGCTTTGTTGATTTTGTGAGTCCAGCCCATGCAGCTACTGCAATGGATGCCTTACAAG TTATAGAGCGGAGGCTGCCAAATTCTCTCATGTGTTTGTATGGATGA
- the LOC107817691 gene encoding oligopeptide transporter 7-like: MAELPVNMAAANEADEDLCPIKEVDMTVPKTDDPTTPVVTFRMWFLGITSCVLLSFVNQFFWYRTEPLTISSTAVQIAVVPIGHLMAKTITKRVFFEGTRWEFTLNPGPFNIKEHVLITIFANAGAGSVYATHILSAVKLYYKRPLSFFPALLIMATTQMLGFGWAGIFRKQLVEPAEMWWPGSLVQVSLFRALHEKETRPKGGTTRIQFFLIALVFSFAYYIFPGYLFQMLSSFSWICWLAPKSILVQQLGSGMRGLGIGALGFDWTTISSYLGSPLASPWFATANVAAGFVLVMYLMTPLTYWFNVYNAKNFPIFSSGLFTLNGTKYNTEGVINSHFELDKAAYNQYGQLHLSTFFAMTYGLGFAGLTATLVHVFLFHGREMCNRSREALKHKPDVHTRLMKSYKQVPMWWFHVVLVANMVLIFFTCQYYLETFQLTWWGILLAFAIALGFTLPIGIISATTNQQPGLNIITEYVIGYLYPGRPVANMLFKVYGYISMSQALSFVYDFKLGHYMKIPPRAMFMAQMLGTFISIIIYTITAWWLMDTIQNLCDISVLPDNSPWQCPMDRVFYDASVIWGLIAPLRIFGSLGVYPNVNWFFLGGAIAPVLVWLAHKAFPKHKWISHINMPVLLGATAMMPPASSVNYTSWLILAFLSGYVVYRRWPHLWERYNYVLSGGLDSGTAFIAILLFLAIQSKDINIDWWGNNTDGCPLAACPTAPGISAKGCPAIF; this comes from the exons ATGGCAGAATTACCAGTGAATATGGCGGCGGCCAATGAGGCTGACGAAGATCTGTGCCCCATAAAAGAAGTTGATATGACTGTTCCAAAAACTGATGATCCAACAACCCCAGTAGTTACATTCAGAATGTGGTTTCTTGGAATCACTTCTTGCGTTTTGCTATCTTTTGTAAATCAGTTTTTTTGGTACAGAACTGAGCCGTTGACGATTTCGTCTACGGCTGTTCAGATTGCTGTTGTCCCTATAGGTCATCTCATGGCAAAAACCATAACGAAAAGGGTGTTTTTTGAGGGTACGCGTTGGGAGTTTACGCTAAATCCAGGGCCATTCAATATAAAAGAGCATGTCTTGATTACGATTTTTGCAAATGCTGGTGCTGGTAGTGTTTATGCTACTCATATATTGAGTGCTGTTAAGCTTTACTACAAGAGACCACTTAGTTTTTTTCCTGCTTTGCTTATCATGGCCACTACTCAG ATGTTAGGTTTTGGTTGGGCTGGTATTTTCCGGAAGCAGTTGGTTGAGCCAGCAGAGATGTGGTGGCCAGGCAGTTTGGTTCAGGTCTCCTTATTCAG GGCTCTCCATGAAAAGGAGACTAGACCAAAGGGTGGTACAACTCGGATACAGTTCTTTCTCATAGCCTTAGTTTTCAGCTTTGCATACTACATATTTCCTGGTTATCTTTTCCAGATGTTATCCTCATTTTCTTGGATCTGTTGGCTGGCCCCTAAGTCTATCCTTGTTCAGCAATTGGGTTCTGGAATGCGCGGGCTTGGAATTGGGGCATTGGGATTTGATTGGACGACAATTTCATCATACCTTGGAAGTCCTCTAGCAAGTCCATGGTTTGCCACTGCTAATGTTGCAGCTGGTTTTGTACTTGTGATGTATTTGATGACTCCGCTCACTTATTGGTTCAACGTTTACAATGCCAAGAATTTCCCTATATTTTCTTCCGGCCTCTTCACGCTAAATGGGACGAAATACAACACCGAGGGAGTCATTAATTCACACTTTGAGCTTGATAaagctgcctataatcaatatgGTCAGTTGCATTTGAGCACCTTCTTTGCCATGACATATGGTCTTGGATTTGCTGGTCTTACTGCTACTCTCGTCCACGTTTTTCTCTTCCATGGAAG AGAAATGTGTAATCGATCCAGAGAAGCATTAAAACACAAACCAGATGTGCACACAAGGCTAATGAAAAGTTACAAGCAGGTCCCTATGTGGTGGTTCCATGTTGTTCTTGTAGCAAATATGGTATTAATCTTCTTTACTTGTCAGTATTATCTTGAAACATTTCAATTGACTTGGTGGGGTATCTTGCTAGCTTTTGCTATAGCACTGGGTTTCACTCTACCCATAGGAATAATTTCAGCCACTACAAACCAG CAACCAGGTCTTAATATCATCACAGAATATGTTATCGGGTATCTATACCCTGGCCGCCCTGTGGCTAACATGTTGTTCAAGGTATATGGGTACATAAGTATGTCCCAAGCTCTTAGTTTTGTTTATGATTTCAAGCTTGGTCACTACATGAAAATTCCTCCCAGGGCAATGTTTATGGCTCAG ATGCTGGGCACATTCATATCGATAATTATCTACACCATAACTGCTTGGTGGCTCATGGATACGATACAAAATCTCTGTGACATCTCTGTGTTACCAGATAACAGCCCGTGGCAGTGTCCAATGGACCGTGTATTCTATGACGCCTCTGTTATATGGGGGCTCATTGCGCCATTGAGAATATTTGGATCACTTGGTGTCTACCCTAATGTGAATTGGTTCTTTCTTGGAGGAGCCATTGCCCCTGTACTAGTTTGGTTGGCGCACAAAGCTTTCCCTAAGCACAAGTGGATTTCCCACATAAATATGCCTGTCTTATTGGGCGCAACAGCAATGATGCCTCCAGCTAGCTCTGTCAACTACACGAGCTGGCTAATTTTGGCGTTCCTCTCTGGTTATGTTGTTTATAGACGCTGGCCTCACTTGTGGGAACGTTACAACTACGTTTTGTCTGGTGGCCTTGATTCTGGAACTGCTTTTATCGCCATCTTGTTATTCCTAGCTATACAATCCAAAGATATCAATATTGACTGGTGGGGAAACAACACAGACGGATGTCCGCTAGCTGCTTGTCCCACCGCTCCAGGCATTTCTGCTAAAGGATGTCCAgccatattttaa
- the LOC107773611 gene encoding U-box domain-containing protein 44 — translation MPEDPSTDVSHVAASGFVTEITQLIFETMDAANSVVVQQENFNKFSNFLEKIAFVLKELSKAGTSKITNLSPAFEDLKLEIELIKQLALDCRNRNKIYLLLNCRRIVKFFESSTRDITQTLLLMTTEPLNILPEIADQLKDLCKKMLDTKYDVSTKEEEVSVKIESGIQERNVDRSYANDLLICIAKAVGIANEQSQLKKEFEEFKRETESSEQGKNLAETLRMEEIIILLGKADLLTTAEEKQTNYLTKRNSLGRQPLEPLQSFYCPITGDVMEDPVETSSGQIFERTAIEKWLADGNKLCPLTKNPLKRSDLRSNKTLRQSIEEWKNRNIMVTIASLKQKIQTNDEEEVLQSLQKLLEFCVRSELQREWIVMENYIPVTIDLLSANNTEIRKSALMILYALSKDSEEGKERIGTVDNAIGLVVRSLARKPEESTLALQLLLELSRSSIVRDLMGSVQGCILLLVTFMNSDDSVVANHASEILKNLSFLDQNVIEMARLNYGEPLLQHLCSGTESKRMFMAKTLSEIELSDQLKLCLIENGALKPLLELLSHSNTDMKSIAVKALQNLSTVTQNGQLMVKEGVSDLLFELLFCHTLSNEIREHVAATIMQLAMSTNSQRSEDVQVSLLESHDDIFKLFSLVSLTGSNMQQSILRIFQAMCQSPAGSDIRTKLRQISAIKVLVYLCELDDRKVRADAVKLFYLLTKDGNDDILLEHVNSTCIGNLVRIIRTSDNEEETAAALGIISYLPQYCSMSQHLLDAGALDVILDCLRGRNEHALPRNEVVENAAGALCRFTLPTNPETQKQVAEAGVITLLVSLLASGSSLTKKNAATCLKQLSESSCILSKPVRKYWMLSCCVASPTHSCPVHLGICSIESTFCLVEANALRPLAEVLDESDPAAAEASLDAILTIIEGAQLQNGSKVLAESNVIAPIIKLLSSSSIVLQEKSLKALERILRMIEMKEKYGILAQMPLVEITQNGRSDMKSLAAKVLAHLNVLPGHSSFF, via the exons ATGCCAGAGGATCCGTCCACTGATGTTTCTCACGTTGCAGCTTCAGGATTCGTCACTGAAATAACTCAACTTATATTTGAAACAATGGATGCTGCAAATTCTGTTGTTGTACAGCAGgaaaatttcaataaattttcaaatttcttgGAGAAGATTGCATTTGTCCTAAAAGAGTTATCGAAGGCTGGAACCAGTAAAATCACTAACTTAAGTCCTGCTTTTGAGGATCTCAAGCTGGAGATAGAATTGATTAAGCAACTAGCTTTGGACTGCAGAAATAGGAACAAAATTTATCTCCTATTGAACTGTCGGAGGATTGTCAAGTTCTTTGAGAGTAGTACTAGGGATATTACTCAGACTTTGTTGCTAATGACAACGGAACCTCTGAATATTTTACCAGAAATCGCTGATCAGCTGAAAGATTTATGCAAGAAAATGCTGGATACTAAGTATGATGTCTCTACCAAGGAGGAGGAAGTTTCAGTGAAAATTGAATCAGGAATACAAGAGAGGAATGTCGATAGATCCTATGCAAATGATTTGCTCATTTGTATTGCCAAAGCTGTTGGAATAGCAAATGAGCAATCACAactgaagaaagaatttgaagaaTTCAAGAGAGAAACTGAAAGTAGTGAACAAGGGAAGAACCTGGCTGAGACATTACGGATGGAAGAGATCATTATATTACTTGGCAAGGCTGATTTGCTTACAACTGCAGAAGAAAAGCAGACAAATTACTTGACTAAAAGGAACTCTTTGGGTAGGCAACCATTAGAACCTTTGCAATCATTTTATTGCCCGATTACTGGAGATGTCATGGAAGATCCGGTGGAGACTTCTTCCGGGCAGATATTTGAAAGGACAGCGATTGAGAAGTGGTTAGCAGATGGCAATAAGCTGTGCCCCTTGACCAAAAATCCCTTGAAAAGATCAGATCTCAGGTCCAATAAAACGCTGCGTCAGTCAATTGAAGAATGGAAAAACAGAAACATCATGGTCACGATTGCTTCCCTAAAACAGAAAATTCAGACAAACGATGAGGAAGAAGTGCTTCAATCTTTGCAGAAGTTGCTGGAGTTTTGTGTAAGGAGTGAGCTGCAGAGAGAATGGATAGTGATGGAAAATTACATTCCAGTTACTATAGATCTTCTATCTGCAAATAATACTGAAATAAGAAAGTCTGCTTTAATGATACTTTACGCCCTCTCAAAGGATAGTGAAGAAGGCAAG GAAAGAATAGGTACAGTAGATAATGCTATTGGATTGGTGGTGCGATCCCTTGCGCGCAAGCCTGAAGAAAGCACATTGGCTTTGCAACTGCTTTTGGAGCTATCGAGAAGTAGTATAGTTCGAGACTTGATGGGCAGTGTCCAGGGTTGCATCCTTCTACTTGTTACTTTCATGAATAGTGATGACTCTGTAGTTGCAAACCATGCAAGTGAGATTTTAAAGAATCTCTCTTTCCTTGATCAGAATGTTATTGAAATGGCAAGATTAAATTACGGTGAACCCTTGTTACAACACCTATGTTCAG GAACTGAAAGTAAGCGTATGTTCATGGCCAAAACCTTGTCAGAGATCGAGTTGAGCGACCAGCTTAAGCTGTGCCTCATAGAAAATGGGGCGCTGAAGCCACTTCTTGAACTTCTCTCCCATAGCAATACAGATATGAAAAGTATTGCTGTCAAAGCACTTCAAAACCTTTCAACTGTCACACAAAATGGTCAGCTGATGGTTAAGGAAGGTGTCAGTGACCTGCTGTTTGAACTACTATTTTGTCACACCTTGTCAAACGAAATACGGGAACATGTTGCAGCAACAATTATGCAACTTGCCATGTCAACAAATTCGCAAAGATCAGAGGATGTTCAGGTTTCACTGTTGGAGTCTCATGACGATATTTTTAAACTCTTTTCTCTTGTATCGTTGACTGGATCTAACATGCAACAAAGCATTCTTCGTATCTTTCAAGCAATGTGCCAATCTCCTGCTGGTTCTGATATCCGGACTAAACTGAGACAG ATTTCCGCAATTAAGGTACTAGTCTACCTATGTGAACTTGATGACCGTAAGGTACGGGCTGATGcggtgaaactcttctatttattgACAAAAGATGGCAATGATGATATTCTCTTAGAGCATGTAAATAGTACCTGCATTGGGAACTTGGTGCGGATCATCAGAACTTCGGATAACGAAGAAGAGACTGCTGCTGCGTTGGGAATAATCTCCTACCTTCCTCAATATTGTTCAATGTCTCAGCACCTTCTTGATGCTGGGGCGCTTGACGTCATCTTAGACTGTTTACGCGGTAGAAATGAACATGCTTTACCAAGAAATGAAGTTGTAGAGAATGCTGCTGGAGCTCTTTGCCGTTTTACTCTTCCAACAAATCCAGAAACACAAAAACAAGTTGCTGAAGCTGGTGTTATTACTCTTTTGGTATCCCTACTAGCGTCTGGCAGTTCCTTGACTAAAAAGAATGCAGCCACTTGTTTAAAGCAGTTATCAGAAAGCTCGTGTATTCTGAGCAAGCCGGTTAGAAAATATTGGATGTTAAGCTGTTGTGTTGCATCACCGACACATAGCTGTCCTGTGCACTTAGGAATTTGCAGCATTGAATCCACATTCTGCCTTGTAGAGGCTAATGCTCTCAGACCCCTCGCAGAAGTGCTAGACGAATCAGATCCTGCAGCTGCTGAAGCTTCTTTAGATGCAATCTTGACAATAATTGAAGGTGCACAACTGCAGAATGGTTCTAAGGTACTTGCAGAATCCAATGTTATTGCTCCAATCATAAAATTGTTGAGCTCATCATCTATCGTTTTACAAGAAAAATCTCTCAAGGCCTTGGAGAGGATACTTCGAATGATAGAAATGAAGGAAAAGTATGGGATATTAGCGCAGATGccacttgtggaaatcactcaGAATGGAAGAAGTGACATGAAATCTTTGGCTGCTAAAGTTCTAGCTCACTTAAATGTACTTCCTGGACACTCTTCCTTTTTCTAA
- the LOC107817690 gene encoding RNA-binding protein 2 isoform X2 has translation MADAYWRVTDGRIQPASLPPVAGKRPRTEYDIPSRPEMPGYYGRNGEQGTHHAIRDTDPIEASYEQYLRSGQISSFAGSESARSMGNGVTSHPIDDPRAMGIVGAEAVVAKSRAIGMGGVRPEIPLPPNASSTLFVEGLPANCTRREMSHIFRPFVGYREVRLVIKESRHPGGHPLVLCFVDFVSPAHAATAMDALQVELKHIPKVMVLPKAPEMEYKCQFLFFLSDFILAIHKIDASIPSTKTNNIFPQSWLTSNVFFAFFLGGGWGRGWMLHLGLSIPSFPAFSKCPLQCVALIS, from the exons ATGGCGGATGCTTATTGGCGGGTCACCGACGGCCGGATACAGCCGGCTTCTCTTCCTCCGGTCGCCGGAAAACGCCCTCGGACCGAATATG ATATTCCAAGTCGTCCTGAGATGCCTGGTTATTATGGCCGCAATGGTGAACAAGGAACGCATCATGCCATTAGGGATACGGATCCTATTGAGGCATCCTATGAACAATACTTGCGAAGTGGG CAAATTTCCTCCTTTGCTGGTAGTGAATCTGCAAGATCCATGGGTAATGGAGTAACCAGTCATCCTATTGATGATCCGCGTGCTATGGGTATTGTGGGAGCAGAAGCAGTTGTTGCTAAAAGCAGGGCCATTGGGATGGGAGGTGTTAGACCAGAAATTCCTCTTCCTCCTAATGCCAGCAGTACATTGTTTGTTGAAGGGTTGCCAGCTAATTGCACCCGAAGAGAGATGTCAC ATATATTTCGACCATTTGTAGGTTACAGAGAAGTTAGACTTGTGATCAAAGAATCACGACAC CCAGGAGGGCATCCCTTGGTTCTTTGCTTTGTTGATTTTGTGAGTCCAGCCCATGCAGCTACTGCAATGGATGCCTTACAAG TCGAATTGAAGCACATTCCAAAAGTGATGGTTTTGCCAAAAGCACCTGAAATGGAGTACAAGTGtcagtttttattttttctctcagACTTTATACTTGCAATTCATAAAATTGATGCCTCCATTCCTTCAACAAAAACAAACAATATCTTCCCCCAAAGTTGGCTAACCAGTAatgttttctttgctttttttttggGTGGGGGTTGGGGTAGGGGGTGGATGCTCCATCTTGGTTTGTCTATTCCTTCTTTTCCCGCCTTTTCTAAATGTCCATTACAATGCGTGGCCTTAATAAGCTAA
- the LOC107817690 gene encoding RNA-binding protein 2 isoform X4: protein MADAYWRVTDGRIQPASLPPVAGKRPRTEYDIPSRPEMPGYYGRNGEQGTHHAIRDTDPIEASYEQYLRSGQISSFAGSESARSMGNGVTSHPIDDPRAMGIVGAEAVVAKSRAIGMGGVRPEIPLPPNASSTLFVEGLPANCTRREMSHIFRPFVGYREVRLVIKESRHPGGHPLVLCFVDFVSPAHAATAMDALQGYKFDDHDRDSVNLRLQYARHPGARSGGGRRARR from the exons ATGGCGGATGCTTATTGGCGGGTCACCGACGGCCGGATACAGCCGGCTTCTCTTCCTCCGGTCGCCGGAAAACGCCCTCGGACCGAATATG ATATTCCAAGTCGTCCTGAGATGCCTGGTTATTATGGCCGCAATGGTGAACAAGGAACGCATCATGCCATTAGGGATACGGATCCTATTGAGGCATCCTATGAACAATACTTGCGAAGTGGG CAAATTTCCTCCTTTGCTGGTAGTGAATCTGCAAGATCCATGGGTAATGGAGTAACCAGTCATCCTATTGATGATCCGCGTGCTATGGGTATTGTGGGAGCAGAAGCAGTTGTTGCTAAAAGCAGGGCCATTGGGATGGGAGGTGTTAGACCAGAAATTCCTCTTCCTCCTAATGCCAGCAGTACATTGTTTGTTGAAGGGTTGCCAGCTAATTGCACCCGAAGAGAGATGTCAC ATATATTTCGACCATTTGTAGGTTACAGAGAAGTTAGACTTGTGATCAAAGAATCACGACAC CCAGGAGGGCATCCCTTGGTTCTTTGCTTTGTTGATTTTGTGAGTCCAGCCCATGCAGCTACTGCAATGGATGCCTTACAAG GTTATAAATTCGACGATCATGACCGTGATTCGGTCAACTTAAGGCTGCAATATGCTCGCCATCCTGGTGCTAGGTCAGGTGGCGGGCGTCGCGCAAGACGTTGA
- the LOC107817690 gene encoding RNA-binding protein 2 isoform X3, which produces MADAYWRVTDGRIQPASLPPVAGKRPRTEYDIPSRPEMPGYYGRNGEQGTHHAIRDTDPIEASYEQYLRSGQISSFAGSESARSMGNGVTSHPIDDPRAMGIVGAEAVVAKSRAIGMGGVRPEIPLPPNASSTLFVEGLPANCTRREMSHIFRPFVGYREVRLVIKESRHPGGHPLVLCFVDFVSPAHAATAMDALQEMIALLSCSRLLYSFFPVLAHYSSGIALREALPGITCCKAF; this is translated from the exons ATGGCGGATGCTTATTGGCGGGTCACCGACGGCCGGATACAGCCGGCTTCTCTTCCTCCGGTCGCCGGAAAACGCCCTCGGACCGAATATG ATATTCCAAGTCGTCCTGAGATGCCTGGTTATTATGGCCGCAATGGTGAACAAGGAACGCATCATGCCATTAGGGATACGGATCCTATTGAGGCATCCTATGAACAATACTTGCGAAGTGGG CAAATTTCCTCCTTTGCTGGTAGTGAATCTGCAAGATCCATGGGTAATGGAGTAACCAGTCATCCTATTGATGATCCGCGTGCTATGGGTATTGTGGGAGCAGAAGCAGTTGTTGCTAAAAGCAGGGCCATTGGGATGGGAGGTGTTAGACCAGAAATTCCTCTTCCTCCTAATGCCAGCAGTACATTGTTTGTTGAAGGGTTGCCAGCTAATTGCACCCGAAGAGAGATGTCAC ATATATTTCGACCATTTGTAGGTTACAGAGAAGTTAGACTTGTGATCAAAGAATCACGACAC CCAGGAGGGCATCCCTTGGTTCTTTGCTTTGTTGATTTTGTGAGTCCAGCCCATGCAGCTACTGCAATGGATGCCTTACAAG AGATGATTGCCTTGCTGTCCTGCTCTAGGCTATTGTATTCTTTTTTCCCTGTTTTGGCACATTACTCTTCTGGGATTGCTTTAAGGGAAGCATTGCCTGGGATTACTTGTTGCAAGGCATTTTGA